The following proteins are co-located in the bacterium genome:
- a CDS encoding transposase domain-containing protein, producing the protein MDNNLAERTHRKPVCGRKQFYGSYALWAGQLAAMLFSLFATLQLNDINPRTWLTAYLQACAEAGGQAPADASRFLPWNLSDKERAAWAKPPVIDSS; encoded by the coding sequence ATGGACAACAACCTGGCCGAGCGGACGCATCGAAAACCGGTGTGTGGCCGCAAACAGTTCTACGGCTCTTATGCTCTGTGGGCGGGCCAGCTGGCGGCGATGCTTTTCTCCCTCTTTGCTACGCTTCAGCTCAACGACATCAATCCAAGAACGTGGTTGACGGCTTACCTCCAAGCCTGCGCCGAGGCGGGAGGTCAGGCGCCGGCCGACGCCTCGCGATTCTTGCCTTGGAACCTCTCGGACAAAGAGCGCGCGGCGTGGGCCAAGCCACCCGTG